A window of Leclercia adecarboxylata contains these coding sequences:
- the lptF gene encoding LPS export ABC transporter permease LptF, producing MIIIRYLVRETLKSQLAILFILLLIFFCQKLVRILGAAVDGEIPTNLVLSLLGLGVPEMAQLILPLSLFLGLLMTLGKLYTESEITVMHACGLSKAVLVKAAMILALFTGIVAAVNVMWAGPVSSRHQDEVLAEAKANPGMAALAQGQFQQATDGNSVLFIESVDGSRFNDVFLAQIRPKGNARPSVVVADSGQLAQGKDGSQIVTLNKGTRFEGTAMLRDFRITDFQNYQAIIGHQAVALDPTDTEQMDMRTLINTDTNRARAELHWRITLVFTVFMMALMVVPLSVVNPRQGRVLSMLPAMLLYLVFFLLQTSIKSNGGKGKIDPMIWTWVINGLYLLLAVALNMWDTVPMRRVRARFMRKGAV from the coding sequence TACTCTTCATCCTGCTTCTGATCTTTTTCTGTCAGAAACTGGTGAGGATCCTCGGCGCGGCTGTTGATGGCGAAATTCCCACAAATCTGGTGCTTTCCCTGTTAGGGCTGGGCGTGCCTGAAATGGCGCAGCTTATCCTGCCGTTAAGCCTTTTCCTTGGACTGCTGATGACGCTCGGTAAACTCTATACCGAAAGCGAAATCACCGTTATGCACGCCTGCGGTCTGAGCAAAGCGGTGCTGGTTAAAGCCGCCATGATCCTGGCGCTGTTTACCGGCATAGTGGCCGCCGTGAACGTCATGTGGGCCGGGCCCGTCTCTTCTCGTCATCAGGATGAAGTGCTGGCCGAAGCGAAAGCCAACCCCGGCATGGCCGCACTGGCGCAGGGGCAGTTCCAGCAGGCCACTGACGGTAACTCCGTGCTGTTTATCGAAAGCGTGGATGGCAGCCGCTTTAACGATGTGTTCCTCGCGCAAATCCGCCCTAAGGGCAATGCCCGGCCGTCGGTTGTGGTGGCCGATTCCGGTCAGCTTGCGCAGGGTAAAGACGGCTCGCAGATTGTTACCCTCAATAAAGGCACCCGCTTTGAAGGTACGGCGATGCTGCGTGATTTCCGCATCACCGATTTCCAGAACTATCAGGCGATTATTGGTCATCAGGCGGTTGCGCTTGATCCGACTGATACCGAGCAGATGGACATGCGTACCCTCATCAACACCGATACCAATCGTGCCCGTGCGGAGCTGCACTGGCGCATCACGCTGGTATTCACCGTCTTTATGATGGCGTTGATGGTGGTGCCCCTCAGCGTGGTGAACCCACGTCAGGGCCGCGTGCTCTCCATGCTCCCGGCGATGCTGCTTTATCTGGTGTTCTTCCTGCTGCAAACCTCGATTAAATCGAACGGCGGTAAAGGGAAAATTGACCCGATGATCTGGACCTGGGTGATTAACGGACTCTACCTGCTGTTGGCCGTTGCCCTCAACATGTGGGACACCGTGCCGATGCGCCGTGTGCGGGCCCGGTTTATGCGTAAAGGAGCGGTGTAA